The region ATGGCGACGGACCCGTGCGCGCCCGCCTTGAACGTCATCCGGCCACGGACCTTGACCACATCCCCGGCCGGCCGCACCTCGGCCGGGTCGAACCGGCTGAAGAGCATCAGCGGATCGTGCTTCTTGCCCGGCGCGCGCAGCCAGCTGTTCACGTCGTCGAGCATGCGGGGCTGCTTCGGGTCGAGGACGGCGAGCGCGCTCTCGGGGCGCTCGCCCCGCAGGGTTCCCGGGGCCAGGTTCGCGCCGACGAGCAGGGTCTTCGCCAGTTTCAGGGCGGCGGCCACCTGCGCGCTCGTGAACGTACCGACCGGCGTCGCCTTCGGTACGACGATGGCGGCGGCGCCGTCGGCCCAGCGCTCGGCGGGCGAGCCGGCGAACGGCCTGTCGAGGGTGGGCGTGTCGGGCGCGGCGCTGGAGGGAGCGGCGGTCGGAGGCGCGGATTCGGCGGGCAGCGCGGCGGCGGACGCGCCCCCGGACGGCGTACCGGACGACGCGTTGGACGACGTGCCGAAGGGGTCGCCGGGCAGCAGCGACGGCTTGACCGCCACCAGCGCCACGGCGATCGCGACGGGCACGCCGAGGATCGCCCACAGCCGGCGCCGACGGGCCGCGCGCCCGTCCATCTCCCTCCCCCAAGCTCTCGACTTCGCTCGACCAGGGGAGACCCCCATGGCCGGACCCGTTCGCCACCCCTCCGGCTGGGCACCCTTGGCGTCGTTCTGCCGGAGCCGCTCGGTCACCATGCGCGCCCGGGCGGACGGCTCCTTCGGCGCCGAACTGCGGATGTCACGTTCGGTGTCGCGGGCGAACCGCTCCCACACGTCGTCGGGGACGGAGGGTTGCTCGAACTCCCCGGACTCCCCCGCCCCTTCGGGCTGCTTGTCAGACACGAGGATCAGTTCTAAGTGGATCGAAAGGCTGCACACAAGGCACATCCGTGTGTGACACAGCCCACATAAGAATTCTGTGAATGAAGGCACAACCGTTCACGGGTTTCGCGGGTCACACCTGCTGAACCAACGGCCACACCCGCGCCCCACACGCGGAGGCCTCATCCCATACGAGTACCGTGACGACGCGGTACCGGACTTTCCGAGGTCTTCATGAAGCTTCGCCGTGCCATGGCCCTGGCGGCCGCAACGGCAGCAATAGCCCCTCTGGCGCTGCTTTCGGCGCCGGCCGCGTTCGCGGACGAGAGCCCCTCCCCCACCGCGACGGTGTCCGAGTCCGCGACCGAGTCCGCGTCGGCGACCCCGACCGAGACCACTCCCGCGCCCGCCGAGACCACGTCCGCGTCGGCGACCGAGACCGCTCCGACTTCGAGCGCCTCCGCCACCGCCACCACCTCGACCTCCGCGACCCCCGCGCCGAGCACGTCGACGTCTCCCAAGCCGTCCGACACGCCGGAGCCCGAGCCGTCCGAGTGCCAAGACTCCAAGGTCGACGTCTCCATCTCCGGCCTGCCCGGCAAGATCGCGGCGGGCAGCGGTTGGCACAAGTTCTCCCTGAACGTGCTCAACAACTCCAAGTCCACGCTGAACGAGCTCGGCTTCTTCGCCGGCGCGTCCTCGGACAAGGCGGGCGACGACCTCTTCCAGAGCAAGAAGGTCCAGCTCCAGGCGTACAACGAGGACACCAAGGCCTGGGAGGACGTCGACTCCGAGGGTTACGCGGTCGGTTACGTCGGCTACACCGACGAGCTCAAGCCCGACTACGAGGTCGACATCCCGCTCCGTATCAACGTGAAGTCCAGCGCCCCGGTCGGCGCCGGCTTCTCGCTCGGCGCCAGCATCTACGGCGACACGGACGGCCAGTGCACGGGCTTCGGCGAGGTCGCGTACAAGTTCCAGATCGTCTCCTCGGGTACCGACACCGACGGCACCAAGCCGCAGGAAGGCGGCAAGGTTCCGGTCTCGGACAAGCCGGCCGACAAGGGCAACACCCCTGAGGTCAACGGCAGCCTCGCCGAGACCGGCTCCAGCTCCGCCCTGCCGATGATCGCGCTCGCCGGTGGCATCGCCGTCGTCGCCGGTGCGGGTGCGGTGTTCGTGGTGCGGCGTCGCAAGTCGGGTGACGCGACCGCGTAAGCGGCCGGCGACACACCCACGTAGGCAGCACGCCTCGTAAGAGAAGAAGGACCTGGGCTCGGAGGGGGGCACAGGTCCTTCTTCGCGTTCACATGGGCCGTCTGCCCTTGGGTACTGCCTTACGGCTGTACTGCTCATGGCTGTACTGCTACGGCTGTACCGCTTACGGCTTCGGGGGCACCGCCGGCATCCCCAGGAACGGCAGCCGCAGCGCGCCGAAGGCGTCCGCGGGCACCGCCGGGTCACGGGGCTCGACCGGCTTCAGACGCTCGTACGCCGTTCC is a window of Streptomyces mirabilis DNA encoding:
- a CDS encoding LAETG motif-containing sortase-dependent surface protein, coding for MKLRRAMALAAATAAIAPLALLSAPAAFADESPSPTATVSESATESASATPTETTPAPAETTSASATETAPTSSASATATTSTSATPAPSTSTSPKPSDTPEPEPSECQDSKVDVSISGLPGKIAAGSGWHKFSLNVLNNSKSTLNELGFFAGASSDKAGDDLFQSKKVQLQAYNEDTKAWEDVDSEGYAVGYVGYTDELKPDYEVDIPLRINVKSSAPVGAGFSLGASIYGDTDGQCTGFGEVAYKFQIVSSGTDTDGTKPQEGGKVPVSDKPADKGNTPEVNGSLAETGSSSALPMIALAGGIAVVAGAGAVFVVRRRKSGDATA